The DNA region CGTGTCCAAACCTATTGGTTTTAAACACAGGCACTTTTAGGTGGCTTGCAAAGTCGTTAAGTACATTCATAATATCCTGATTATCGTTATCGCAAGAGCCGAATATTATGGCATTTACTTGGTTAAATATTCCAGCTTGTTTTAAATGATATAAGGAACGGTCTAATTGATATGGCTTTATCCCTACATCTTCTAAGAATAGCATTTTCCCCAAAGGTTTGATTTGCCATTCTGTTGCTAAAGAATTTTCTACTAGAGTTAAATTCCCCCCTGTTAATTTCCCTGTAATAAGTTTACTAAGTTTGGCTTCGGAATTAAGTGGCACCAAACCTTGGATTGTTGCTTCAGTTTCTTTGCCAGAAATGATTTTTGCTATTTTGATAAAATTTTGCCGGTCCTTCTCTTTATTGAATACTTCAACTATTCCATTGCCATGGATAGTTTTCCATCCCCATTCTTGGGTTAAGAAGATATGTAAGGCGGTTATATCGCTAAAACCTATAAAAAACTTTTCTTGAGCAGGCTTTTTTAACTTCTGTAAATTATGAATCAGTTTTGCTGACCCATAGCCTCCGCGCAATGCCCAAATCACCTTGGTTCCATCATCTAGTAGGGCTTTTTCTAAACATTTATATCTTATTTCATCGCTGTTAGCGTGGAATAGGCTATTCTTCTCATTAAAACAATTCTTAGGAATATTTAAGTTTAATGAATTAATATGCTGCAAGTCTGACAATAATTCGTTACTAACCCCTGAAGCTGGAGCTACGATATTGAGCCTTATATCTTTTAACAACGCAATAAACTCGGCATTATTTTTATTAAAATCTGCATTAACACTAGTAGCTAATCTGCTGCTAAATTCCATATTATTTTTTTTAAAACCTGAATTAGAAAAAGCAGTTAATAATAAAAGAACAGCTAATAAAAAAAATATTCTAATTGACAGCATATAGCCCCATTAAATAATAGTTTAAATTTACTTAGGAAATATAGAGATAATAAATAAACGTTTAAGTTTTGGCAATAATAATTATTGTACGCTAAGCTTTACCATTATTAAAAAATTAATTAGCTTTATATAATCCCCAAAAGTTATACACAAAATTTATTTCTTTAAACACCCATGCTGTGATCCTAATTTTTCTTCTATTAAATCCGCAGATTTTATTGATATTTTAAGCAATATAATTATAAATCATATGGTATGAAATCCCCAAAAAAAACTATAATATTAGACGGTTATTCACGGGTTATTCACAAACTTATCCACAAAAGTAATGTACATTTTTTAATATAAAAATACTTAAAAAAATAATTCAACTTAATAATTCCGCTATAAATATAAGAGCCTAGATATTCCTGATAAATATGCTACAATATGCCAAATATTCGCATTCTTCAAAGTATGAAGAATATACTTAAACAACTAATACATTTGATCGTATGTTTCAAACTTTAACACAAAATCTCACTAAAATATTTGATCGATTAAAAAGAAGCGGCACTTTAACCGAAGCTCAAATAAATGAAACTATGAGAGATATTCGAATTGCTTTCCTAGAAGCCGATGTTGCTTTACCAGTCGTTAAAGATTTTATTGCCGTAATCAAAGAAAAAGCTTTAGGGCAGGAGATTATTAAATCGGTCTCTCCAGCACAGATGGTGATAAAAATTATTCATAGAGAATTAATTAATTTTTTATCTTCTTCTAAAGAAGAATCAGCTTTACAGCTCACCTCCGAGCCGCCAGTTTCTATTTTAATGGTTGGCTTGCAAGGTAGTGGTAAAACTACTGCGAGCGCTAAGTTAGCTCTTAGACTGCAAAATCAAAATAAAAAAGTTTTGTTAGTGTCTCTTGATACTTATAGGCCAGCAGCGCAAGAGCAATTAGCTATTCTTAGTAATTCGATAAAAGTGGATTGTTTATCTATCATTCCCCATCAAACACCTTTGGATA from Candidatus Tisiphia endosymbiont of Beris chalybata includes:
- a CDS encoding LD-carboxypeptidase, whose translation is MLSIRIFFLLAVLLLLTAFSNSGFKKNNMEFSSRLATSVNADFNKNNAEFIALLKDIRLNIVAPASGVSNELLSDLQHINSLNLNIPKNCFNEKNSLFHANSDEIRYKCLEKALLDDGTKVIWALRGGYGSAKLIHNLQKLKKPAQEKFFIGFSDITALHIFLTQEWGWKTIHGNGIVEVFNKEKDRQNFIKIAKIISGKETEATIQGLVPLNSEAKLSKLITGKLTGGNLTLVENSLATEWQIKPLGKMLFLEDVGIKPYQLDRSLYHLKQAGIFNQVNAIIFGSCDNDNQDIMNVLNDFASHLKVPVFKTNRFGHERLNDPIIYNTITKIIPSHNNQFDLIMKL